A DNA window from Streptomyces parvus contains the following coding sequences:
- a CDS encoding ROK family protein, whose translation MKSILTPLGPKADKDTVRRHNLSLVLRAVREEGERGDATRAGVAARVGLTRAAVSSLVEQLMDSGFLTESGKTFSGQAGRPGTALKVARTGPAGLGVEINIDYVSVCVVDLAGTGRVRQTEHIDNRGAPAEEALVRAARLAARTLESAYEQELRPVGAALALPGLVSGGSVRQAPNLGWNEVPAQELFAEALAALRPGRPALPVASENEANLAALAELWFGGLGDVRSFLYLTGEIGVGGALVLNGELLRGAHGFAGEIGHVVVDPAGPECRCGSRGCLEQYAGQAALLRAAGIEGIGGASGVLELERRAAANDPGAVAAIGDAGRMLGRVLSGAVNLVDPDAVVLGGVYRGLMPWLAPPADEELTGRVVSGLWSPGSGRLRASSVAGDAARGAAALVVQDVLDDPAAYAEPSGG comes from the coding sequence ATGAAGAGCATCCTCACTCCGCTGGGGCCCAAGGCCGACAAGGACACCGTGCGACGGCACAATCTGAGCCTGGTACTGCGTGCCGTGCGGGAGGAGGGCGAGCGCGGCGACGCCACGCGCGCCGGAGTGGCCGCCCGGGTCGGGCTGACCCGGGCCGCGGTGTCCTCGCTCGTCGAGCAGCTGATGGACAGCGGGTTCCTCACCGAGTCGGGCAAGACGTTCAGCGGCCAGGCCGGCCGCCCCGGCACCGCGCTCAAGGTGGCCCGCACCGGCCCGGCCGGGCTCGGTGTGGAGATCAACATCGATTACGTCTCGGTGTGCGTGGTGGATCTGGCGGGCACCGGCCGGGTCCGGCAGACCGAGCACATCGACAACCGGGGCGCACCCGCCGAGGAGGCGCTGGTGCGGGCGGCCCGGCTCGCGGCGCGGACCCTGGAGTCGGCGTACGAGCAGGAGTTGCGGCCGGTGGGCGCGGCGCTGGCGCTGCCGGGTCTCGTCTCGGGCGGGTCGGTGCGGCAGGCCCCCAACCTCGGCTGGAACGAGGTCCCGGCGCAGGAGCTGTTCGCCGAGGCGCTGGCCGCCCTGCGCCCCGGCCGTCCGGCGCTGCCGGTCGCCTCGGAGAACGAGGCCAATCTCGCGGCGCTGGCCGAGCTGTGGTTCGGCGGGCTCGGGGACGTCCGCAGCTTCCTCTATCTGACGGGTGAGATCGGGGTCGGCGGGGCGCTCGTGCTGAACGGCGAACTGCTGCGCGGAGCGCACGGTTTCGCCGGGGAGATCGGCCATGTGGTGGTGGATCCGGCGGGTCCGGAGTGCCGGTGCGGCTCGCGGGGGTGTCTGGAGCAGTACGCCGGACAGGCGGCGCTGCTGCGGGCGGCCGGGATCGAGGGGATCGGCGGCGCCTCCGGGGTTCTGGAGCTGGAGCGGCGCGCGGCGGCGAACGACCCGGGTGCGGTGGCCGCGATCGGTGATGCGGGCCGGATGCTGGGCCGGGTCCTGTCGGGGGCGGTGAATCTGGTGGACCCGGACGCGGTGGTGCTCGGCGGCGTCTACCGGGGCCTGATGCCGTGGCTGGCGCCGCCCGCCGACGAGGAGCTGACGGGCCGGGTGGTGTCGGGCCTCTGGTCGCCCGGCAGCGGCCGGCTCCGGGCGTCGTCGGTGGCGGGCGACGCGGCGCGGGGCGCGGCGGCGCTCGTGGTGCAGGACGTGCTGGACGATCCGGCGGCGTACGCGGAGCCGTCGGGCGGGTGA
- a CDS encoding DUF305 domain-containing protein has product MTALAPARSTRRLVLAGASVLLVALGLVALMVVRPSAASPSGASSSQSAPAEDSVDAGFARDMAIHHQQAVEMSFIVRDRTDDEDVRRLAYDIINTQANQRGMMLGWLEMWGLPKSAAGPPMEWMGHTLTPTGDGSLMPGMATDAELAALTAAKGEKAEVLFLRLMTVHHRAGADMAQAAAGSAKTDAIRNLAEGMVRGQQSEIGLMADMLKDRGAKP; this is encoded by the coding sequence GTGACCGCCCTCGCACCCGCCCGCTCCACCCGCCGGCTGGTCCTCGCGGGGGCCTCGGTGCTGCTCGTCGCGCTGGGGCTGGTGGCGCTGATGGTCGTGCGCCCCTCGGCGGCCTCCCCGTCGGGGGCCTCGTCGTCGCAGTCCGCTCCGGCGGAGGACTCCGTGGACGCGGGCTTCGCCCGGGACATGGCGATCCACCACCAGCAGGCGGTCGAGATGTCGTTCATCGTGCGGGACCGCACCGACGACGAGGACGTGCGGCGTCTCGCGTACGACATCATCAACACCCAGGCCAATCAGCGCGGCATGATGCTGGGCTGGCTGGAGATGTGGGGGCTGCCGAAGAGCGCGGCCGGGCCGCCGATGGAGTGGATGGGGCACACCCTCACGCCGACCGGCGACGGTTCGCTGATGCCGGGCATGGCGACCGACGCGGAACTGGCGGCGCTCACGGCCGCGAAGGGCGAGAAGGCCGAGGTCCTGTTCCTGCGGCTGATGACCGTGCACCATCGCGCGGGCGCCGACATGGCGCAGGCCGCCGCCGGTTCGGCGAAGACGGACGCCATCCGGAACCTGGCGGAGGGCATGGTCCGGGGCCAGCAGTCGGAGATCGGACTGATGGCGGACATGCTGAAGGACCGGGGCGCCAAGCCCTGA
- a CDS encoding DUF3105 domain-containing protein yields MASAKNQNTPAAARRAKLDEARRKERARERRVRMITIGASVAVVAALVAGGGYLMVQANEKEKKDEQAKTSPVTGERSWDKLTQEHVANKVDYPMNPPVGGDHNQVWMNCNADVYTEEIPKENAVHSLEHGAVWVTYNDKASDADIEALTKKVKATPYSLMSPVKDQKDPLMLSAWGKQVTVKNASDDRVEQFFTKYVQGPQTPEPGAACTGGLDK; encoded by the coding sequence ATGGCTTCCGCCAAGAACCAGAACACCCCGGCAGCGGCGCGCCGCGCCAAGCTCGACGAGGCGCGCCGCAAGGAGCGCGCCCGTGAACGCCGGGTCCGCATGATCACCATCGGCGCTTCGGTGGCCGTGGTCGCCGCCCTGGTCGCCGGAGGCGGCTACCTGATGGTGCAGGCCAACGAGAAGGAGAAGAAGGACGAGCAGGCCAAGACCTCGCCCGTCACCGGTGAGCGCAGCTGGGACAAGCTGACGCAGGAGCACGTCGCGAACAAGGTCGACTACCCGATGAACCCGCCCGTCGGGGGTGACCACAACCAGGTCTGGATGAACTGCAACGCGGACGTCTACACCGAGGAGATACCGAAGGAGAACGCCGTGCACTCGCTGGAGCACGGCGCGGTCTGGGTGACGTACAACGACAAGGCCTCGGACGCGGACATCGAGGCGCTGACCAAGAAGGTCAAGGCGACCCCGTACTCCCTGATGAGCCCGGTCAAGGACCAGAAGGACCCCCTGATGCTCAGCGCCTGGGGCAAGCAGGTCACGGTCAAGAACGCCTCGGACGACCGGGTCGAGCAGTTCTTCACCAAGTACGTGCAGGGCCCGCAGACCCCTGAGCCGGGGGCCGCCTGCACCGGCGGGCTGGACAAGTGA
- a CDS encoding FUSC family protein: MSDTPVRPGRLSARKLPQPPSAVRGLPLASALRLSRPSDTWFKPALSVVVASAVPHLTLLALGRLDLVIYTMAGSLCALYGHGLPYARRARAVAGVVLGMAAGLALSLVTASLTGSTAVLVAAGALLAAVQKVLCDATRIGPPGHVIFTFVSSAALFAPQRLGQIPGHLALTLGAGAFAWLVALAPALVRREGPERRAVARALEAAAVCAADPGPRHRGAAAAAVHAAWQCLLASGRPTPVRRSLERLVVHAEAAFVAPGPGAGAGATKADLERLRAWAARTRGRGPVPTPPPAPGTAEELYGIDAERAALRVREGRRAARRTLLRRLGPGSPLAPVAVRTLVGCALAGYLCAALGVGRPYWAIVTAASLYQANITLSWNRTLQRTLGNLLGVLVFAAVLPLSRISPLALVCCCLFFGFAAEALITRNYWLGSVAVTPMALLVLEFGGAHPAGELIGDRVLDTVLGAAAGFLAATLVTNRRAAGRVERALDATDRARAAAERAGTDPAVAPAERDRARRTLTASLVELREAGDTAAGEWWQRALPEQRLLAAEQAGHRTLAATAQRCGPTAHAPSIGAE; the protein is encoded by the coding sequence GTGAGTGATACACCTGTCCGCCCCGGGCGGCTCTCCGCCCGCAAGCTCCCGCAGCCCCCCTCGGCCGTCCGCGGCCTCCCCCTGGCCTCGGCCCTCCGGCTCTCCCGGCCCTCGGACACCTGGTTCAAGCCCGCCCTCAGCGTGGTCGTCGCCTCCGCCGTACCCCATCTGACGCTCCTGGCCCTCGGCCGGCTGGACCTCGTCATCTACACCATGGCCGGGTCGCTGTGCGCGCTCTACGGCCACGGCCTGCCGTACGCCCGGCGGGCGCGGGCCGTCGCGGGGGTGGTGCTCGGTATGGCCGCCGGGCTCGCCCTCTCCCTGGTCACCGCATCGCTCACCGGCTCGACCGCCGTGCTCGTCGCGGCCGGGGCGCTGCTCGCCGCCGTACAGAAGGTGCTGTGCGACGCCACCCGGATCGGACCGCCCGGGCATGTGATCTTCACCTTCGTCAGCTCGGCCGCCCTCTTCGCCCCGCAACGCCTCGGCCAGATCCCCGGCCACCTCGCCCTGACCCTCGGCGCGGGCGCGTTCGCCTGGCTGGTCGCCCTCGCGCCCGCCCTGGTCCGCCGCGAAGGACCCGAACGCCGGGCCGTCGCCCGCGCCCTGGAGGCCGCGGCGGTCTGTGCCGCCGACCCGGGCCCCCGCCACCGCGGGGCCGCGGCCGCCGCCGTGCACGCCGCCTGGCAGTGCCTGCTGGCCTCCGGGCGCCCCACCCCCGTACGCCGGTCGCTGGAGCGCCTGGTGGTGCACGCCGAAGCGGCCTTCGTGGCCCCGGGTCCCGGGGCCGGGGCCGGGGCCACGAAGGCCGATCTGGAACGGCTGCGCGCCTGGGCCGCCCGGACCCGGGGCCGGGGACCCGTGCCCACACCACCGCCGGCCCCCGGAACCGCCGAGGAGCTCTACGGGATCGACGCCGAACGCGCCGCCCTGCGGGTACGCGAAGGCCGCCGCGCGGCCCGCCGCACCCTGCTGCGCCGCCTCGGTCCCGGCTCCCCGCTGGCGCCGGTCGCCGTCCGCACCCTGGTCGGCTGCGCGCTCGCCGGGTACCTCTGCGCCGCGCTCGGCGTCGGCCGCCCCTACTGGGCGATCGTCACCGCCGCTTCCCTTTACCAGGCCAACATCACCCTGTCCTGGAACCGCACCCTCCAGCGCACCCTCGGCAACCTCCTGGGCGTGCTCGTCTTCGCGGCCGTTCTGCCCCTCTCACGGATCAGCCCGCTCGCCCTCGTCTGCTGCTGCCTCTTCTTCGGCTTCGCCGCCGAGGCCCTGATCACCCGCAACTACTGGCTCGGCTCCGTCGCGGTGACCCCGATGGCCCTGCTGGTCCTGGAGTTCGGCGGGGCCCACCCGGCCGGGGAGCTGATCGGCGACCGGGTCCTGGACACCGTCCTCGGCGCGGCCGCCGGCTTCCTGGCGGCGACGCTGGTCACCAACCGGCGGGCGGCGGGCCGGGTCGAGCGGGCCCTCGACGCCACCGACCGGGCCCGTGCCGCCGCGGAACGGGCCGGCACCGACCCCGCCGTCGCGCCCGCCGAACGGGACCGGGCCCGCCGGACGCTCACCGCGAGCCTCGTCGAACTCCGCGAGGCGGGTGACACCGCCGCCGGCGAATGGTGGCAGCGCGCCCTGCCCGAGCAGCGTCTTCTCGCGGCCGAACAGGCCGGACACCGTACGCTCGCCGCGACAGCACAACGGTGCGGGCCCACGGCCCACGCCCCTTCGATCGGAGCGGAGTGA
- a CDS encoding MarR family winged helix-turn-helix transcriptional regulator: MTDDIVASVVRQWQDVSPELDTGPMEIIGRINRCAALLQQAEDAPLRSAGLTRAEFDLLGAVRRTDRELTPGELARETFSSGAAVTKRLRALQDRALVERRGDDRDRRVAHVRLTDEGRALVDRLLPEQLAYERSVLAGLDQPDRDELASRLGELLVQLEGRLGGARR; encoded by the coding sequence GTGACCGACGACATCGTTGCCTCGGTGGTCCGGCAGTGGCAGGACGTCAGCCCCGAGCTGGACACCGGGCCGATGGAGATCATCGGCCGGATCAACCGCTGCGCCGCCCTCCTCCAGCAGGCGGAGGACGCCCCGCTGCGCTCCGCGGGGCTGACCCGCGCCGAATTCGACCTCCTCGGCGCCGTACGCCGGACGGACCGGGAGCTGACCCCCGGCGAGCTGGCCCGCGAGACCTTCTCCTCCGGGGCCGCCGTCACCAAACGGCTGCGCGCCCTCCAGGACCGCGCCCTGGTCGAGCGCCGGGGCGACGACCGCGACCGGAGGGTCGCCCATGTCCGTCTCACCGACGAGGGGCGGGCCCTGGTCGACCGGCTGCTCCCCGAGCAACTGGCGTACGAACGCTCGGTGCTGGCCGGTCTCGACCAGCCCGACCGCGATGAACTCGCCTCCCGTCTGGGCGAGTTGCTCGTCCAGCTGGAAGGGCGCCTCGGGGGCGCCCGCCGCTGA
- a CDS encoding sensor histidine kinase KdpD: MVRVESPPTDREVPVVRVVLLPVVLLLGAAAAGSALVAPAARIPVAVCGAITTLVVAVLTVALHRRRRALRVQRAEYEQRIAYLEHRILSHDAETVRLTKEVMPAAIRRLRVGNSPDEVMRDIVDADAANRHLPKALREQIHQVLEVIDNEEARRDSAQRAFVSVARRVQAIVHRQASELREMEDHYGRNPEVFDDLLRIDHGTALIGRLADSIAVLGGARPSRQWPKPVPLFSVLRGAMSRILEYQRVDLHSIAKVAIVGTSVEPLIHACAELLDNATRYSPPQTRVHVTAVEVQTGIAIEIEDGGVSLSEEARARAENMLAQAQAGINMNDLGESPRLGMAVVGRLSRMYQLQVSLRQSAYGGVRAVLIVPREMITTGPAPGIAHGIGATSRPTSSLDMSQLQHVVPPPGKRKPKPAATGPVPSLAAPVPTGAPAAAARPAHPAAAMEDDVPVVTEWTENGLPQRRSRGRAPLGSHNLPQQPTPPPAPANGFQPGPGGGADDGRGEEKPPGLWLEAFTKAVNGVPQERKHGEDSDDAWDKGDLK; the protein is encoded by the coding sequence ATGGTCCGTGTTGAATCACCGCCGACCGACAGAGAAGTACCCGTCGTCCGCGTAGTCCTGCTGCCCGTGGTCCTGCTCCTCGGCGCGGCCGCCGCCGGGTCGGCCCTGGTCGCACCGGCCGCGCGGATACCAGTCGCCGTGTGCGGCGCGATCACCACGCTCGTGGTCGCCGTACTCACCGTGGCGCTCCACCGCCGTCGACGCGCCCTGCGCGTCCAGCGCGCCGAGTACGAACAGCGCATCGCATACCTGGAACACCGCATCCTCTCGCACGACGCCGAGACGGTACGGCTCACCAAGGAAGTCATGCCCGCCGCCATCCGGCGGCTGCGCGTGGGCAATTCGCCCGACGAGGTGATGCGCGACATCGTCGACGCGGACGCGGCCAACCGCCATCTGCCCAAGGCGCTGCGCGAGCAGATCCACCAGGTCCTCGAAGTCATCGACAACGAGGAGGCCCGGCGCGACTCCGCCCAGCGCGCCTTCGTCAGCGTCGCCCGCCGCGTCCAGGCGATCGTGCACCGCCAGGCCAGTGAACTACGGGAGATGGAGGACCATTACGGGCGCAACCCCGAGGTCTTCGACGACCTGCTGCGCATCGACCACGGCACCGCGCTGATCGGTCGGCTCGCCGACTCCATCGCCGTGCTCGGCGGCGCCCGTCCCAGCCGCCAGTGGCCCAAGCCCGTACCGCTGTTCAGTGTGTTGCGCGGTGCGATGTCCCGCATCCTGGAGTACCAGCGCGTCGATCTGCACTCGATCGCCAAGGTCGCCATCGTCGGCACCTCGGTGGAACCGCTCATCCACGCCTGCGCCGAACTCCTCGACAACGCGACCCGCTACTCGCCGCCCCAGACCCGGGTGCACGTCACCGCGGTCGAGGTGCAGACCGGCATCGCCATCGAGATCGAGGACGGCGGCGTCAGCCTCAGCGAGGAGGCCCGCGCCCGCGCCGAGAACATGCTCGCCCAGGCCCAGGCCGGCATCAACATGAACGACCTCGGGGAGTCCCCGCGCCTCGGCATGGCCGTCGTCGGTCGGCTCTCCCGGATGTACCAGCTCCAGGTGTCGTTGCGCCAGTCGGCGTACGGCGGCGTCCGCGCCGTCCTCATCGTGCCGCGCGAGATGATCACCACCGGGCCCGCCCCGGGGATCGCCCACGGCATCGGCGCCACCTCCCGGCCCACCAGCTCCCTGGACATGTCGCAGCTCCAGCACGTGGTGCCGCCGCCCGGCAAGCGCAAGCCCAAGCCCGCCGCCACCGGCCCCGTGCCGTCCTTGGCCGCACCGGTCCCCACCGGCGCCCCCGCGGCCGCCGCGCGCCCGGCCCACCCCGCGGCCGCCATGGAGGACGACGTTCCCGTGGTCACCGAGTGGACCGAGAACGGGCTGCCGCAGCGCCGCAGCCGGGGCCGAGCCCCGCTCGGCTCGCACAACCTGCCGCAGCAGCCCACGCCGCCTCCGGCCCCCGCCAACGGGTTCCAGCCCGGTCCGGGCGGCGGCGCGGACGACGGACGCGGCGAGGAGAAGCCCCCCGGCCTGTGGCTGGAGGCCTTCACCAAGGCCGTCAACGGCGTACCGCAGGAACGAAAGCACGGCGAAGACTCCGATGACGCGTGGGACAAGGGAGACCTGAAGTGA
- a CDS encoding roadblock/LC7 domain-containing protein: MIQQRGNMDWMLKELADDVPSIHQIVVLSSDGLRIAMHGGDPDVADRLAAACAGLQSLAAAVATEIPYSDGLMKLVVIEVTGGFFYLMAAGTGAYLAVLAGETVDSGLVGARMRDMVVRIGAHLTSPPRHGGQSG; this comes from the coding sequence GTGATCCAGCAGCGGGGAAACATGGACTGGATGCTCAAGGAGCTGGCCGACGACGTTCCGAGCATCCACCAGATCGTGGTGCTCTCGTCGGACGGCCTGCGCATCGCGATGCACGGCGGCGACCCCGATGTCGCCGACCGGCTCGCGGCCGCCTGTGCGGGACTGCAGAGCCTGGCCGCCGCGGTGGCCACCGAGATCCCGTACAGCGACGGACTGATGAAGCTCGTGGTCATCGAAGTCACGGGCGGCTTCTTCTACTTGATGGCGGCCGGCACCGGCGCGTATCTCGCGGTCCTGGCCGGCGAGACCGTCGACTCCGGACTCGTCGGGGCCCGGATGCGGGACATGGTCGTGCGGATCGGTGCCCATCTGACCAGCCCGCCCCGCCACGGCGGGCAGTCCGGATGA
- a CDS encoding DUF742 domain-containing protein has translation MSGPRRERRKADPDLLDPERLYVITGDLDDSERATLDLVTMVVAQAEPSPTFQPEQAAILRLCQAPLSVAEISAYLGLPFSVVTSLLSDLLATELIESRAPIVRATLPDRSLLEAVMHGLQKL, from the coding sequence ATGAGTGGACCTCGACGAGAACGCCGCAAGGCCGATCCGGATCTCCTCGATCCGGAACGGCTGTACGTGATCACCGGCGATCTCGACGACAGCGAACGGGCCACCCTCGACCTGGTCACGATGGTCGTCGCGCAGGCGGAGCCCTCGCCGACGTTCCAGCCCGAACAGGCGGCGATCCTGCGGCTCTGCCAGGCCCCGTTGTCCGTCGCCGAGATCTCGGCCTACCTCGGCCTGCCGTTCAGCGTGGTCACCTCGCTCCTGAGCGATCTTCTCGCCACCGAGCTCATCGAGTCGCGCGCGCCGATCGTCCGCGCCACTCTCCCCGACAGGTCCCTTCTCGAAGCGGTGATGCATGGACTTCAGAAGCTCTGA
- a CDS encoding ATP/GTP-binding protein has translation MDFRSSDTITGPRTEDVLPTTATAAVKVVIVGGFGVGKTTMVGSVSEIRPLTTEETMTQAGVGVDDNAGVETKTATTVAMDFGRISLSEELILYLFGTPGQERFWFLWNGLFEGALGAVVLIDTRRLEVSFDVIGRLEERGVPFVVAVNTFPDAPHHPVEALRRALDLPDEVPMIDCDARLRASSRDVLMTLMRYLHSLAVPLA, from the coding sequence ATGGACTTCAGAAGCTCTGACACGATCACCGGACCCCGCACCGAGGACGTCCTCCCCACCACGGCCACCGCCGCGGTGAAGGTCGTGATCGTCGGAGGGTTCGGCGTCGGCAAGACGACCATGGTCGGCTCGGTGAGCGAGATCCGGCCGCTGACGACCGAAGAGACCATGACCCAGGCCGGCGTCGGTGTGGACGACAACGCCGGGGTGGAGACGAAGACCGCCACCACGGTCGCCATGGACTTCGGACGGATCAGCCTCAGCGAGGAACTGATCCTCTATCTGTTCGGCACCCCCGGCCAGGAACGCTTCTGGTTCCTGTGGAACGGCCTCTTCGAGGGCGCCCTCGGCGCGGTCGTCCTCATCGACACGAGACGCCTCGAAGTCAGCTTCGACGTCATCGGCCGGCTGGAGGAGCGCGGCGTGCCGTTCGTCGTGGCCGTGAACACCTTCCCCGACGCACCGCACCACCCGGTCGAGGCCCTGCGCCGAGCCCTCGACCTGCCGGACGAGGTCCCGATGATCGACTGCGACGCCCGGCTGCGGGCTTCCAGCCGCGATGTGCTGATGACCCTGATGCGCTACCTGCACAGCCTGGCCGTCCCCCTCGCCTGA
- a CDS encoding cytochrome P450, whose protein sequence is MTTPFHHEPGAVPPVQCPAHNPDIGPGGLRRLYGPEAEDNPAGLYDKLRAEHGTVAPVLLHGDVPAWLVLGHSENLHLTRTPSQFSRDSRRWRALQDGSVAPDHPLAPIFTWQPVCVFADGAKHERQRGAVTDSMERIDTRGVRRHINRFSNRLVNDFCEKGTADLVSQFAEHLPMMVMCAIFGMPEEYDERLVQAARDMTRGTETAVASNAHIVAVLTRLVERRRAEPAHDFASWLVEHPATMTDIEVVEHLRLILIAAYESTANLIANVLRMVLVDPRFRARLSGGHMTVPEAVEQTLWDEPPFTAVFGRWAVGDTELGGQQIKAGDALLVGIAPANTDPTVRPDLNADMGGNRAHLAFSGGPHECPGQDIGRAIADVGVDALLMRLPDLELGVDESELRRVGNIMSRHLVELPVKFAPSPQQKLDADPLTVMARTPRPADAWEISSPARTVPEPRHEAAGAEPAHAPGAALRPTPAAAPPAAQPVPAATPAPATAPVATIPRQRRPAAPARLWQAVTRWWNGY, encoded by the coding sequence GTGACAACCCCCTTCCACCACGAACCCGGCGCCGTGCCCCCGGTCCAGTGCCCGGCCCACAACCCCGACATCGGCCCCGGCGGACTGCGCCGGCTCTACGGCCCCGAGGCGGAGGACAACCCCGCGGGCCTCTACGACAAGCTCCGCGCCGAACACGGCACGGTCGCCCCGGTCCTGCTCCACGGCGACGTCCCCGCCTGGCTCGTCCTCGGCCACAGCGAGAACCTCCACCTCACCCGTACGCCGTCCCAGTTCTCCCGCGACTCGCGGCGCTGGCGGGCCCTCCAGGACGGCAGCGTCGCCCCCGACCACCCGCTCGCCCCGATCTTCACCTGGCAGCCCGTCTGCGTCTTCGCCGACGGCGCCAAGCACGAGCGGCAGCGCGGCGCGGTCACCGACAGCATGGAGCGCATCGACACCCGCGGCGTGCGCCGCCACATCAACCGCTTCAGTAACCGCCTGGTCAACGACTTCTGCGAGAAGGGCACCGCCGACCTCGTCAGCCAGTTCGCGGAGCACCTGCCGATGATGGTGATGTGCGCGATCTTCGGCATGCCCGAGGAGTACGACGAGCGCCTCGTCCAGGCCGCCCGCGACATGACCCGCGGCACCGAGACCGCCGTGGCGAGCAACGCCCATATCGTGGCCGTGCTGACCCGCCTGGTCGAGCGCCGCCGCGCCGAACCGGCCCACGACTTCGCCAGCTGGCTGGTCGAGCATCCCGCGACGATGACCGACATCGAGGTCGTCGAACACCTGCGTCTCATCCTGATCGCCGCGTACGAGTCCACCGCCAACCTCATCGCCAACGTGCTGCGCATGGTCCTCGTCGACCCGCGTTTCCGCGCCCGGCTCAGCGGCGGGCACATGACCGTCCCCGAGGCGGTCGAGCAGACCCTCTGGGACGAGCCGCCGTTCACCGCCGTCTTCGGCCGCTGGGCCGTCGGTGACACCGAGTTGGGCGGTCAGCAGATCAAGGCGGGCGACGCCCTCCTCGTCGGGATCGCCCCGGCCAACACCGACCCCACCGTCCGCCCCGACCTCAACGCCGACATGGGCGGCAACCGCGCCCACCTCGCCTTCAGCGGCGGTCCCCACGAGTGCCCGGGACAGGACATCGGCCGGGCCATCGCCGATGTCGGCGTCGACGCGCTCCTGATGCGCCTGCCGGACCTGGAGCTCGGCGTCGACGAGAGCGAGCTGCGCCGGGTCGGCAACATCATGTCCCGCCACCTGGTCGAGCTGCCGGTGAAGTTCGCCCCCAGCCCGCAGCAGAAGCTGGACGCAGACCCGCTCACCGTGATGGCCCGCACCCCCCGCCCGGCCGACGCCTGGGAGATCTCCTCCCCGGCCAGGACCGTTCCCGAGCCCCGGCACGAGGCCGCGGGAGCCGAGCCCGCCCACGCCCCGGGCGCCGCCCTCCGGCCCACCCCGGCCGCCGCGCCCCCCGCGGCCCAGCCGGTCCCCGCCGCCACCCCCGCCCCCGCGACGGCCCCGGTCGCGACGATCCCGCGCCAGCGCCGCCCGGCCGCCCCCGCCCGGCTCTGGCAGGCGGTCACCCGCTGGTGGAACGGCTACTGA